One window from the genome of Acidobacteriota bacterium encodes:
- a CDS encoding TIGR02206 family membrane protein: MTSSAADSFAFEPFSAPHLAALAVVALAGALAFHLGRTLGPSGRKAAGRLLALLILGYGGAVYTRQALAWGLGWAWSLPLDLCNLTLIVCVAALWRPRPLLIEYAYYLGIGGGVQALATPDLAGGGWDFVLFFWGHGVVLAAVLFLVSGPAFAMRPGAVGRMMLGINLYALAVGALNAAAGWNYGYLCRKPAAPSLLDHLGPWPWYLAALEGIALATFLVLDLPWRLRRPLTHN, from the coding sequence ATGACCTCCTCCGCCGCGGATTCCTTCGCCTTCGAACCCTTCTCGGCCCCGCACCTGGCGGCGCTCGCCGTCGTCGCGCTCGCGGGGGCGCTGGCATTCCACCTCGGGCGCACCCTCGGCCCGTCGGGACGGAAGGCTGCGGGAAGGCTGCTCGCCCTGCTGATTCTGGGCTACGGGGGGGCCGTCTACACCCGCCAGGCCCTGGCCTGGGGCCTGGGCTGGGCCTGGTCCCTCCCGCTCGACCTGTGCAACCTTACCCTCATCGTGTGCGTCGCGGCGCTCTGGCGCCCGCGGCCGCTGCTGATCGAATACGCCTATTACCTGGGGATCGGAGGGGGGGTGCAGGCGCTCGCGACCCCCGATCTCGCGGGAGGGGGGTGGGACTTCGTCCTCTTCTTCTGGGGGCACGGGGTGGTGCTGGCGGCCGTGCTCTTCCTGGTCTCCGGGCCCGCGTTCGCGATGCGCCCGGGCGCGGTCGGGCGCATGATGCTGGGGATCAACCTCTATGCGCTGGCCGTCGGGGCCCTCAACGCGGCGGCGGGGTGGAACTACGGCTACCTCTGCCGCAAGCCGGCGGCGCCGTCGCTGCTGGACCACCTGGGGCCCTGGCCCTGGTACCTGGCGGCCCTGGAGGGGATCGCGCTCGCCACCTTCCTGGTCCTGGACCTCCCCTGGCGCCTGCGGCGCCCGTTGACTCAT